A portion of the Calditrichota bacterium genome contains these proteins:
- a CDS encoding SAM-dependent DNA methyltransferase, whose amino-acid sequence SVTIDEIRQHGYVLTPGRYVGAEVEDEDDEPFHQKTQLLTAQLRQQMAEARRLDEAIWKNLEELGYGG is encoded by the coding sequence GATCCGTCACCATTGACGAAATCCGCCAGCACGGCTACGTGCTCACCCCCGGCCGATACGTGGGCGCCGAGGTGGAAGACGAGGACGACGAACCGTTTCACCAGAAGACGCAGCTCCTCACGGCCCAACTGCGCCAGCAGATGGCCGAGGCCCGACGGCTGGACGAGGCAATCTGGAAGAACCTGGAGGAACTGGGCTATGGCGGGTGA